Genomic segment of Halococcus salsus:
GCTTTCAGCCAGCATCAGGTCAGCATCTGACTCGTATTCGTCAAGCCAGCGTTCGAGTTCAAAAGGCGGGAGTTCCATACGACGCTATCCGCATCGCAGAATCATATATGCACTGTGTTAGCCGACGCGATGTCGTCATCTCTCCATATATGGCAACCAGTACGAACTGCGCTCGCCGTGAAAAGGCGGGAGTATTCGACGAAGAAGAGGCCACCACTAACGACGGCGGACGCGCAACGCTTGCCGAGGGCGTCTGGGTGGCGTGCCGGTGAGAACCAAGCTGATGAGACAACACTTAATCACACCTATTCATGAAAGTAGTATAATGCGCTTCACTCGTCACACTGCGAATAGAGCCACGCTGACGAATGTAACTGTGTGGGGGCGACCATGACTGATCGCTCCCTCCCGGAGGATATCGTCGGAGCCGATCGGACGTCTGGCGTCGCCGAGTCGGTGATCCGCGAAATGACGCGGGAAGCATTGCAGCAGGACGCGATCAACCTCTCGCAGGGCATCCCCGACGCGGGCGAGACACCAGACACAGTCGAGAAAGCCGCCAAAAACGCAATCAGTACCGAGAGCCAGTACACGATCACGTGGGGGCTACCGGACCTCAGGGACGCGGTTTCGGAGCAGTACGCGGAGTGGAAAAGCGTCGAGTACGACCCCGAGACCGAGGTAACGATCACGACTGGCACCAGCGAAGCGATCATGTCGACGATGCTCGCCCTTGCTGAGAAGGGTGACGAAGTGATCTACTTCGAGCCGGTCTACGAGAGTTATATTCCGGCCAGTCAGTTCGCCGGCGCGACGGCTATCCCACTCGACATCACGGACAGCCTCGAACTCGACTACAATCGACTCGAAGCGGCGGCCGAAGATGCCCGGATTCTCGTCCTCAACACGCCGATGAATCCGACTGGGAAAGTCTTCACTCGGGAAGAACTCAAGCGCATCGAGGATATCGTCTTCGAACACGACCTGATCCTGCTCACTGACGAGATCTACGAGCACATCGTCTACGATGAGAACTACCTCAGCCCTATTGAGGTCGGTGACCTCGCCGACCGAACGGTTGTCTGCACCGGGATGTCGAAGACGTTCAGCGTCACCGGCTGGCGCGTCGGCTTCTGTCTCGCGCCGGAGTATCTCTCGAAGGAGCTTCGGAAAGTCCACGACTACGCGACGATCTGCGCGCCGACACCGTTCCAGCGAGCGGGCGTCGAGGCGCTTTCGCTCCCCGACTCCTACTACACGGACCTCGCGGACGCCTATGAGAGTCGGCGTGACCGGCTCTACGAGGGGCTATGCGAGGCGGGTCTCGATCCCATCAAACCCGACGGTGCCTACTACATGATGACACGCTATCCGACCAACGAGAACGATATCGAGTTCTGCTACCGACTCATCCGTGAAGCGGGCGTCGCCGCTGTGCCCGGCAGCAGTTTCTACACTGACCCGGACGCCGAGGCAGACTGGATCCGGTTCACGTTCTCGCGAAACGAATCGACCCTTGATGAAGCGATAGAGCGCCTGTGTGAGAATCGCTGGTGGTAATGACCTGCGAAAGACCGTCTCAACAGTCCGGTGCCTGCGCTACCGACTTCGTTGTGTGCTTAGCCCGTTGACATCGAGGAAACCGGACTGTATCAATCAAGACTCACAACCATCTTCCGGCGAAATAGTGGCCCTATGCATTGAGAGTGCTAGTCTCAACTTCCGCTATGGTTTGGAAGATGAGACTACACCAAGCATAGAGGGGCTGCGATGCACGATCTCTGAGGAATAGAGAGATTGAATGACTATCGAATAAAAATTGAGTGGCCGAATCAAGTTGCTTATTTGACTGGAATCGTAACTGAAAGACCTGCTGAATAGAGCCATGGCTCAGGCCTGCTGCTTTCGACCCAACTACTGGATGACTACCCAACGCTTGTTCGCTTTTGCAACAGCGTCAGTGCGTTCTGAGCAGTCATTATCGGCGCGTGTCCGTATTCATCAGTCAGAGCAACCTATACGAGGAGGTCGACTGCACGCCAGATCGAATTGTTTTCTGTGATGGAATAGTGAGTGCGAAGTAAAATGATTGGGACATAAAATAGTAGTTTCTACCTATTGTAAAGCATCCACAATCAGTGGAGCAAAACCAAATAAAATTGCTGTATTTTACGTTGTTAGCAGCGCACAGATCTAACTCAATCCTACCAATAACAATTATATGACTATTCTGAGATAGCGACTGACCTATCAGTCTTGGCGGCTTCGTGAATTGCTCTTACAATTTTGAGGTCAAAGAGGCCGTGTTCGCCATCAGGTTTGATTGGAGTGCTGGTGAGGAGGCGATCGGCGAAGTAATCGAACTCCTCGCGCATCTCCTCGACGGCCCCGAACTCCTCGCGGTCGAAGTCGAGCGACTGGTCGCCGCGCCTGACGTGGAGACGACAGGTTCCGGGGAAGGCGGGTCGGATCTCGACCTGTCCCTCGGTGCCGGTGATCGTGAGTTGGGAGTCGGTCTGGCCGTTCTGGGTGGCGGTCGAGACCATCTCGATGCCGTCGAAGTCAAGCATGAACGCGGCGCGCTCGTCGTCGAGTCCCTCGAAGTCCTCGTGTTCGGTCGCCAATATCGACTGGACGGCGACCGGATCGCGGTCGAGGAGGTAGCGCGCGGTGTTGATCGAGTAGATCCCTAAATCCATCACGGAGGTACCATATCCGGTGAGGTCGGGGGTAAGACGCCACTGGTTGGGGTCGGGGATCATTTCGAGCAGCGGCTGGGAGTTGTGGCCGTAGACGGTCATCGGCTCGCCGACGAAGCCCGATTCGACGAGTTCGCGGGCGCGCCTGACCGCAGGTTCGGTCTGCATTCGGTAGGCGATCATCAGCGGGACACCCCCGTGCTCGCAGGCCTCGACCATCCGTTCGGCGCGCTCGACGCTGGCTTCCATTGGTTTCTCGCAGATGATGCCCTTGTCGAGTTCGGCGGCCGCCTCGACGTACTCTAAGTGGTAGGCGTTCGGGGTACAGACGTAAACCGCGTCGTAATGCTCGCTCGCTTCGCCATCTTTGAAGTCGTCGTTGGTGATCCCTCGGGAGACATCGTTCTCCTCGGCGACCTGCTCGGCCTTCTCGGTCGAACTACTGACTAACACTGTGGTCTCACCGAACTCCGAGTCGGCAATCGCGGGCATTGCGACCTCGGTTGTCCACCAGCCAAGACCGACTAGGGCGTAGCGGACAGTCCCTTCAGTTGTCGTCTGCCAGTCACGGTCCTCGTAATCATCAAACCAGTCTACGAATGACACGAAGAAATAACATCCGTCGCTCGACAAAAGAGTTCGTGATATTGAACAGCCATGCCGCCCTCTTCGGCGACAGATGATGAGTTCTTTACTAGCTGAGTTTATTACACATTCAGCTTGATAGTCGCTTCGTCTCAGTATAACTAGTGCGTGTCTTCCATAAAGATAGCTTCGATTCGTATTTAACCCTCTCCGATGAACACTTCACCGACGATGGTCGACTACACACAGCTCAGCGACCCGAACGCCGAGTACACGATGCGGGACCTCTCGGGCGACTCGATGGGGATCAAGAACGACGCCTCGATCCGTGACGCCAAGATTACCGACGTCCAGACCGCGATGGTCGACGGCAACTACCCGTGGGTGCTCGTGCGGGTCTACACCGACGCGGGCGTCGTCGGTACAGGCGAGGCCTACTGGGGCGGGGGCGAGACCGCGGTCATCGAGCGAATGCGACCGTTCCTGATCGGCGAGAACCCGCTCGACATCGACCGGCTCTACGAACACCTCATCCAGAAGATGTCGGGCGAGGGCTCGATCGCCGGCAAGGCGATCTCCTCGATCTCGGGGATCGAAATCGCGCTTCACGACCTCGCGGGCAAACTCCTCGGGATCCCGGCCTACCAGCTCCTCGGCGGGAAGTACCGTGACGAAGTCAGGGTCTACTGTGACTGTCACGCCGGCAACGAGGCCGAACCCGCCTCGAACGCCGAGGAAGCCGAACGCGTCGTCGACGAACTCGGCTACGATGCCATCAAGTTCGACCTCGACGTCCCCTCGGGCGACGAGAAAGATCGCGCGAACCGTCACCTCTCGCCGCGCGACATCAAGCACAAAGAGGCGATCGTTCGCGAAGTTCTCGAACGAGTCGGCGACCGTGCCGAGGTGGCGTTCGACTGCCACTGGTCGTACACCGCCGACGGGGCGAAACGCCTCTCTTACGCGCTCGAAGAGTACCCGATTTGGTGGCTCGAAGACCCCGTCCCGCCGGAGAACCACGACGTCCAGCGGACAGTCACGCAGGCCACCACGACGCCGGTCGCAACGGGCGAGAACGTCTACCGGACCCACGGGAGCCGCCATCTGATCGAGAACGAGGCGGTCGACATCCTCACGCCCGACATTCCACGCGTGGGTGGGATGCGCGAGGGGATGAAGATCGGGAACATGGCCGACGACTACTACATCCCGCTCGCGATGCACAACGTTTCCTCGCCGATCGGGACGATGGCGAGCGCGCAGGTCGGGGCCGCGATCCCGAACATGCTCGCAGTTGAGTACCACTCCTACCAGCTCGGCTGGTGGAGCGATCTGGTCGAAGAGTCGGTGCTCGGGGCGGGTCGACTCCCGATCCCCGACGAGCCCGGGCTGGGACTTACGCTCGACCTCGATGCCGTCGGCGACCACCTCGTCGCGGGTGAGACCCTCTTCGCTTAATGGTAACTCTGGTCATTCGGTTGCGCGGCTCTATTGTAGTGAGTGTGACCATCGAGAGATCGAGCATCCCACGTCGGGATGTTACGAGTGCTGGTCGAAGCTCGGCTTGCGCTTACGTCGGATATAACTCTACAGTCGCATAGCCTGACACTTGCTGGCATTGAAATCGTTGACGAATGTGGTCCACAGATCAGTGATGAACGATAGCGCGAATTCCTCAGGACCTACGAGCATACGCTGGCTTGGAATATCGATGAAGAGGAGTTCTCGACAATCGTCGAGGAAGACGTTTTCATAGAACGACAGGGAACGGGATACGGCTGGCATCACAACCTTGACTCCTACCAGCCTCACATCGACAAGGTCATGATTACGCTCAAGGAAGCGGACCAGAAGGGAGCTCATCCCTGTCCACGATGCTTCCCCGAGAGCGACTATGGAACCGGTTCGACGTCACTGATATGCTTGGTAGAACCACGAGATACATCCAAAGAGTTCCAGAGAAAGACAGCAGGTGACTACGAACGACACCGACGATGAACGTATGACCGAGAGCAAGAGTTGCCATCTACTCGGAACGAAAGATGCTTACCGACCACCACGTCGGTACCGCTCAGGTCGATAATCCAACTAATGTTCCTTAGATCTGTGTGAACGGGATTTCTGCGAGTGACGTGCTACTGTACGCGAGCGCGTCGGCTTGGTCAACATCGGATGGTGTGAGAAGGTCAATGATCCGAGGGGCGTTCTCGACCGCGCCCTCCTTCGCCCCGCCGAACACGTACTGTTCGGCCTCGATCCCGATGGGTCGGAAGGTTCCGGTGTCCTCGGACCCGACTATCGGCACGACTTCGAGGCTCGAGCTATCCAGCCCGCTGAGTTGGGATTTCTGGACCCGGACGGTGACGGTGTTGCTCGCGAAGTCGACGAACGTCTCCGGCGTCCCGAGGGTCGTCCCGTCCGCGTCGGTCACGCCGGTCTCGAACCCGCTCGCGCCGATCCGGTACTGCCACGGGGCCTCGAACTCGGCGGTCACGCCGAGGTCGTCGAGCGTCGTCGTGCGACCGCCGGAGAGCGCGGGATCGCGGAGGTAGACGACGAAGTAGTGCGGCGAGAACGACCCGCCGAACGTGTCGTAGAGGTTCGCCACCTCGAACGAGAACAGGTACTCGGTGTCCGTCTCGAAGACCCCGAACGACCGGAGGTCGAACGCTCCCTCCTCGAACGCCCCGTTCGTCGGGTAGACGTACGCGCCCGGCCCGGCGTCGTCGCCCGACGGGTCGCTGAACGTCGCGATTTCCTCGCCGGGCGCGACCGTCACGGTACCCGACGCGAGGACCGACCCGTCCGAATCACGGACCACGACGTCGTACTCGCCCGCGGTGCTGAGGGAGTAGCCAAGCGCGATCGTCTCGTCCGTCGAATTCGGTGGCAGACGAACGATGTCGGTGGCTTCGACGTCGCCATCCACCTCGATCTCGACTATCGTTCCGCCGACGAACGCCGCGTCGTTCGACCCCGTCGCCGAGATGAACGACTCCCCGAACTGCGCCTCGCTCCCTATCGAGACGTCGATCTCCTGTTCGGGGTACTCGTACTCCGGCAGGTCACGGATCTCCTCGCCGCGCGCCCGGCGGAACCTGACGGCCGTCCCGCCGCTCTGCGCCATCGACGCGAGCAGTGTCGTCCGCGGCGTGACGATCGCCCCGTCGATCCGGACCGCCGTCGGGTTCGTATCGACCCCGGCCCCGACGTCGTCCGAATAGATCTCCGCGACGTACTTCGGGCCGTTGGGGGGACGGCCACGCTCGCCTTTCCCTCCTTTTCGTCCGTTGTTGCCGTGCTTTCCCTTTCCGCGACCCCGTCCTCGGCCCTTTCCGTTCCCCGGATGGTCGTCATCGCCGTCGCCCGACCGGCCGGGTGCGAGGAAGTCGAGCGGCACGTCGACCGCGCGGCCGTTCTCGTCGGTCATCGCGCCGAGATACCACTCCTCGTCCTTCTTCCGGGCGGTGACGATGTAGTCGGCGACCGCCGAATCGACGACGCGCGTCTCGTCCCAGCCGGCGGCAGGAACGTCCTCGATGAACGCGAACTCGGGCTTCGTCTCGAAGTTCTCGTTCTCCGGCGTGTAGCCCTCGTACGCTGCCGGGACGGGCGAGTCGGCACCCGCTTCGCTCACCGCGACCGTGTTGAGGTTGAACCCGCCGACGTCGCCGGTGAACTCCCCATCCGAATCCTCGTAGTTGAGTTCGAGCGCGACCGTATTCTCGCCTTCGTCCAGATCGACCGTCGTCGTGAACACGTCCCACTCGTCCCAGTAGTCGGTGAACGAGGGGCTGATGGTCGTTGCCGAACCGTTGACGCGCAGTGTGGCCTGGGTTTTTCCAGCGTCGACTACTTGGCTCGCGTTCTGTTCCGCGTCGGCCGCGTACCGGAGGTGGAGGTCGTACTGGCCGGCAGTTTCGACGTCTTTCACGACGAACTCGACGGAGGACCCCGACGGGGATTGTGAAGGATCCAGCGGGACGAAGTGCGCGCCGAAGGCGTTTCGCCAGTCGTTGAGGGTGATGAGTCCGTCGAGTTCTCCCGAGGGGGCCTGAACCAGTTGCCCGACTTCGAGTTCGTTGTTAACGTAGGCCTCGATGCGGTCGGCGGCCATCTGGAGCCCGCCGAGGTAGTTCGGGTACATCGCGAGCTGTTTGGCTCGTGTCGTCTGGATCTGACCGCCGCGGTTGTCGTTGAACGTGATGTCGAAGATCCCTGGCTGATAGCTCGTCGGTCCTGCGAGCATTCGAGTGAACGGCAGCGTGACGTGGTGATCGCGGTCGACGTCTGAGCCGAGGTAGGTGAAGCCGTCGTACTCCTGGGCCTTCACCACCTCGCGGGCGGCAACGTTCGGGTAGGTTCTGATCTCGCCGGTTGGCTTGATTCCCTCGTGGATCTCAAGCAGCTGGCGGTTCGCCGCCGCATTCCGGATGACCAACCTGTGATGATTGACCGCGAGCTGGTTGTGCTGGTTGTGCGTCGGTTCGGAGCCATCGCCGTCGATACCGAGTCCCGGGTCAGAGACATAGCCATTCTTTATCGAGCGGATCCCGACCTCTTCATACTGCTTGAAGATGTCGTCGTTTAGGATCTCTTCTTCATAGTTCGGGACGTTGCCCGCCGTCTCGTTGTGGATTGTCATCTCTACCTCCTCGTCGAGACTCTGGCCGAACGACGTGACCTCTCGGACGTCGAAGTCGGGATAGGAATCGTCAACACCGAACTCGAAGCCGAGGCCGTTTCCGGGATAGGTGTCCCAGCCCTCGTTCCAACCTTCCGCGAGCACACTGTCGATCCCGTTCTCGCTCGCGAAGGTCATGTAGCGTTTCATCCGCTCGGTCCGCGCGCCGTGGATGTAGCTCGCGGCTTCCTCCCGCGAATCGAACGCGTCGTCGGGCCGGTACTCCCAGTTGTTCCCGCCGGCGATCATTATCCACCAGATACCGACGTACTTTCGCGGGGTGATCCAATCGGTATCGACGTCGCCGTCGACGGTGGGAAACGCCGATTCGTCGAGCGGGTCGCTCAGAAGCGGAACGAGCTGTGATTCGACGAGCGCGCCTGGGGTCGGGCCGATCTGTACTGTGCGCCATGGCGTGACACTTGGGGGTTCAAGCGAAACCTTCGTTCGGTCGGGTAGCGGTGTAAGCTCAATGCTGAAGTCAGTGTCGCCGGCGTCGGAACGCGGCGCGATGGTCGCTGCCGCGTAGTCATCGAGATTCGACTCGTGGACGGTCATGTAGACGTCGTCATCTGTCCGCATAGTTAGCGGAGTGTGTGCCCCGTTGCGGAGCAGTGTATCCGTGGGTCGGGTCTCGCGGGTTCCACCCGGAATCGCACTGAGCGGTGTTTGCTCGTATTCTTGTTCGAATCGGGGATTCGTGACTTCATTGCGCATCCACCATGCGGTATAGTCCCCGGCGAAGTCGAACTGGGTGTTCTCCGAGGTGATTACCGCACGGTCACTGTTGCTAGCGAAGTCTTCACTGAGGGCGAATCTGAATCCAACGCCGTCGTTGAAGACGCGGAATTCCGCGTTAGCCGTTCGCCCCGGATCGTCGGTTTCAGCCAATCCGAGTACGAGTGAAGTATACTCGGCGGAAACGCTCTCAAACTCGCCCCAGACAGGATCCCATGTTTCAGTTTCTGATTGTCGTTCGGCACCAGTAACCTCAATCGCTGTTCCAGATGTTCCCGCTGATGAGGCACCGAACGCTGACTGGTTCTGAAAGTCGAATCCAAGCGACGACGTATCGATGTAGGTTCTCCCGTCGAACGCCATTGCGTACGTCAACTGGCCGTCGACGAGGTCCACTGTCACTTCAATGCTTCCGTCCGGGGACGCAATTGTGTGCACGTCACCGTCGTCGTCGTTCTCGATTTTGTTGGCAACAGCTTTTGGTACGCCTGCCGTGTACGCTGCGGCGGCTATCAGCCCGCTTACTCCACCTACGAAATTTCGCCGGTCGATTACCGTGTTATTTGGTCCGTCCTTCTCTGCACCGACTTCCTCTTTATTGCCTAACTCGTCCGGCATATGCCACCAATAACAGACCATGTACATAATATTTTCTGTAGTACCCCATTGCACTGTGAACAAACCAGAGCTTAGCTGAACTCAGATCTTGACATCGATAAGACGGCTTGTAAGCATTGGAGCGGTTGCCTAACCGATTGTGCGCGTTGAAATCCTATTTTTGAGTCATAATCGTCATCATTAGAAAGATATATGTAAATAGATAATCACGCAACATACGGACTCGCATGGTTGATGATAGAACCAGCTCACGGACGAGCACAAACAGACGCATCGAAAGACGACGGTTCCTTCAGATAGCAACTGTTGCAAGTACAGCCGGCATGGCGGGGCTCGCCGGTTGTACTGGAGGAAGCGACAGTAGCGGAAGCGGTAACGGAAGCAACGGAAGCGGGGGTAGTGGGGGGAACAACGGCAGTGGCGGTAGCGGCGAGAACAATAGCAGCGGCAACGGCGGCGGCAGCGGGGAGACGCTCACCGTGCTCCACGGCTGGACCGGCGGTGACGGCAAGAAGGCTGCCAACAGCCTCATCAAGGCGTTCAAAGACGAACACCCCAACGTCAACACCGACTTCCAAGCGATCGGCGGCGGCGGGAACACCAACCTCGATACGACGATCTCGAACCGGGCACAGAACGAGAACCTCCCGAGTTCCTGGGCGGACTGGCCCGGCAAGAACCTCATTCAGTTCACCGAGGCTGGTTTGCTGGGGGACATCGGGAGCGACGTCTGGACCCAGGACCTCCGACAGAACTTCTCGGCGGAGGCCAAGACCTACTCCCAGGTCGGTGAGGATCCCGATTCGATCGGTGACGGTCCCTACGTGGCGGTCCCGCTCGGCACCCACCGGATGAACGACCTCTTCTACAACGTTTCGGTCGTCGAGGAGGCCGGGGTCGACCCGAGTTCGTTCTCGAAGCCACAGGACCTCATCCCGGCGTTCAAGAAAATCCAGAACAACACCGACGCCGTGCCGTTCGCGAAGGGCCTCCAGGCTCCGTTCACCACCCTCCAGCTCTGGGAGGTCGTGATGCAGGGGCAGGCGGGTTACCAGTCGTTCATGGACTATGTCAACGGTGAGGGGAACGAGGACGACGTCCGCTCCGCCCTCGAAACGGTCCAGCAGTACTACAACTACATCAACGACGACGCCTCCTCGATCAGCTTCACCGAGGCGAACGAACTCATCATGAGTGGCGACGCCGCCTTCATGCACAACGGCAACTGGGTCGCTGGTGCCTACCGGAACAAACAGAACTTCAACTACGGTGACGACTGGGACAACGTCTCCTTCCCGGGCACCGACAACATGTACGGGATGCACCTCGATTCGTTCCCGTTCCCGGCTGGCGGCTCCGACGTCGCCAAGACCTGGCTCTCGTTCGTGGGCACCAATAAGGCCCAAGTCGCGTTCAATCAGTATAAGGGATCGATCCCGCCACGGACGGACGCGCCAACCGACCAGTTCGACGCGTATCTCACCGAGACGATCGAGGATTACGGCAACGTTGAGAACAAGCCCCCGACGATCGCCCACGGGCTGGCGGTCACCCCCGACGTCCACAGCGACATCGACGGCGTGATCACCAACGACTTCCTCGGCTCTGGCAACCTCGACAACGCCACTCAGGGGATGCTCGACGCCACCTCGAACTAACGTGTCCCGACTCAACGACATGATCGACGCCGCTCGTCGACGGGGCGAGCGGTGGCGCGGCAACGATGACGTCGCGACGGACGGCGGCACCGTTACCCGGTCG
This window contains:
- a CDS encoding pyridoxal phosphate-dependent aminotransferase codes for the protein MTDRSLPEDIVGADRTSGVAESVIREMTREALQQDAINLSQGIPDAGETPDTVEKAAKNAISTESQYTITWGLPDLRDAVSEQYAEWKSVEYDPETEVTITTGTSEAIMSTMLALAEKGDEVIYFEPVYESYIPASQFAGATAIPLDITDSLELDYNRLEAAAEDARILVLNTPMNPTGKVFTREELKRIEDIVFEHDLILLTDEIYEHIVYDENYLSPIEVGDLADRTVVCTGMSKTFSVTGWRVGFCLAPEYLSKELRKVHDYATICAPTPFQRAGVEALSLPDSYYTDLADAYESRRDRLYEGLCEAGLDPIKPDGAYYMMTRYPTNENDIEFCYRLIREAGVAAVPGSSFYTDPDAEADWIRFTFSRNESTLDEAIERLCENRWW
- the gfo6 gene encoding D-xylose 1-dehydrogenase Gfo6 — translated: MSFVDWFDDYEDRDWQTTTEGTVRYALVGLGWWTTEVAMPAIADSEFGETTVLVSSSTEKAEQVAEENDVSRGITNDDFKDGEASEHYDAVYVCTPNAYHLEYVEAAAELDKGIICEKPMEASVERAERMVEACEHGGVPLMIAYRMQTEPAVRRARELVESGFVGEPMTVYGHNSQPLLEMIPDPNQWRLTPDLTGYGTSVMDLGIYSINTARYLLDRDPVAVQSILATEHEDFEGLDDERAAFMLDFDGIEMVSTATQNGQTDSQLTITGTEGQVEIRPAFPGTCRLHVRRGDQSLDFDREEFGAVEEMREEFDYFADRLLTSTPIKPDGEHGLFDLKIVRAIHEAAKTDRSVAISE
- a CDS encoding mandelate racemase/muconate lactonizing enzyme family protein, with product MVDYTQLSDPNAEYTMRDLSGDSMGIKNDASIRDAKITDVQTAMVDGNYPWVLVRVYTDAGVVGTGEAYWGGGETAVIERMRPFLIGENPLDIDRLYEHLIQKMSGEGSIAGKAISSISGIEIALHDLAGKLLGIPAYQLLGGKYRDEVRVYCDCHAGNEAEPASNAEEAERVVDELGYDAIKFDLDVPSGDEKDRANRHLSPRDIKHKEAIVREVLERVGDRAEVAFDCHWSYTADGAKRLSYALEEYPIWWLEDPVPPENHDVQRTVTQATTTPVATGENVYRTHGSRHLIENEAVDILTPDIPRVGGMREGMKIGNMADDYYIPLAMHNVSSPIGTMASAQVGAAIPNMLAVEYHSYQLGWWSDLVEESVLGAGRLPIPDEPGLGLTLDLDAVGDHLVAGETLFA
- a CDS encoding glycoside hydrolase family 97 catalytic domain-containing protein, which codes for MIAAAAYTAGVPKAVANKIENDDDGDVHTIASPDGSIEVTVDLVDGQLTYAMAFDGRTYIDTSSLGFDFQNQSAFGASSAGTSGTAIEVTGAERQSETETWDPVWGEFESVSAEYTSLVLGLAETDDPGRTANAEFRVFNDGVGFRFALSEDFASNSDRAVITSENTQFDFAGDYTAWWMRNEVTNPRFEQEYEQTPLSAIPGGTRETRPTDTLLRNGAHTPLTMRTDDDVYMTVHESNLDDYAAATIAPRSDAGDTDFSIELTPLPDRTKVSLEPPSVTPWRTVQIGPTPGALVESQLVPLLSDPLDESAFPTVDGDVDTDWITPRKYVGIWWIMIAGGNNWEYRPDDAFDSREEAASYIHGARTERMKRYMTFASENGIDSVLAEGWNEGWDTYPGNGLGFEFGVDDSYPDFDVREVTSFGQSLDEEVEMTIHNETAGNVPNYEEEILNDDIFKQYEEVGIRSIKNGYVSDPGLGIDGDGSEPTHNQHNQLAVNHHRLVIRNAAANRQLLEIHEGIKPTGEIRTYPNVAAREVVKAQEYDGFTYLGSDVDRDHHVTLPFTRMLAGPTSYQPGIFDITFNDNRGGQIQTTRAKQLAMYPNYLGGLQMAADRIEAYVNNELEVGQLVQAPSGELDGLITLNDWRNAFGAHFVPLDPSQSPSGSSVEFVVKDVETAGQYDLHLRYAADAEQNASQVVDAGKTQATLRVNGSATTISPSFTDYWDEWDVFTTTVDLDEGENTVALELNYEDSDGEFTGDVGGFNLNTVAVSEAGADSPVPAAYEGYTPENENFETKPEFAFIEDVPAAGWDETRVVDSAVADYIVTARKKDEEWYLGAMTDENGRAVDVPLDFLAPGRSGDGDDDHPGNGKGRGRGRGKGKHGNNGRKGGKGERGRPPNGPKYVAEIYSDDVGAGVDTNPTAVRIDGAIVTPRTTLLASMAQSGGTAVRFRRARGEEIRDLPEYEYPEQEIDVSIGSEAQFGESFISATGSNDAAFVGGTIVEIEVDGDVEATDIVRLPPNSTDETIALGYSLSTAGEYDVVVRDSDGSVLASGTVTVAPGEEIATFSDPSGDDAGPGAYVYPTNGAFEEGAFDLRSFGVFETDTEYLFSFEVANLYDTFGGSFSPHYFVVYLRDPALSGGRTTTLDDLGVTAEFEAPWQYRIGASGFETGVTDADGTTLGTPETFVDFASNTVTVRVQKSQLSGLDSSSLEVVPIVGSEDTGTFRPIGIEAEQYVFGGAKEGAVENAPRIIDLLTPSDVDQADALAYSSTSLAEIPFTQI
- a CDS encoding ABC transporter substrate-binding protein — protein: MAGLAGCTGGSDSSGSGNGSNGSGGSGGNNGSGGSGENNSSGNGGGSGETLTVLHGWTGGDGKKAANSLIKAFKDEHPNVNTDFQAIGGGGNTNLDTTISNRAQNENLPSSWADWPGKNLIQFTEAGLLGDIGSDVWTQDLRQNFSAEAKTYSQVGEDPDSIGDGPYVAVPLGTHRMNDLFYNVSVVEEAGVDPSSFSKPQDLIPAFKKIQNNTDAVPFAKGLQAPFTTLQLWEVVMQGQAGYQSFMDYVNGEGNEDDVRSALETVQQYYNYINDDASSISFTEANELIMSGDAAFMHNGNWVAGAYRNKQNFNYGDDWDNVSFPGTDNMYGMHLDSFPFPAGGSDVAKTWLSFVGTNKAQVAFNQYKGSIPPRTDAPTDQFDAYLTETIEDYGNVENKPPTIAHGLAVTPDVHSDIDGVITNDFLGSGNLDNATQGMLDATSN